ATCTTCTTACGCCGCCCGAATCGACGATGATCGCGTTGCCCGTTATCTCGCTTGCGGCGTCGGAAGCAAGGAACAGTACGCAGTAAGCGATGTCCTCCGGCTTTTCGGGACGTCCCAAAGACGTGCTTACGCGCGCAAGCTTCGTTACTACCCCTTCCTCGCTCTTGCAGTCGCCCAAAAGTCCCGGGAACTTCTCTATAAGCTCGTTGCCCGCGCCGTAGTAGATGGGCGTATATATGTATCCGGGGCATACGGCGTTTACGTTTACGTTGAACTTGCCGAGCTCAACGGAGCACGACTGCGTATAGCTTACTATCGCAAGCTTTGACGCGCAGTAATGCGGCATGGATACGGTCACGTTGTAAGCCGTCTGCGACGATATGTTTACTATCTTACCGCGCTTCTTCTCCTTTAAGATGGGGGCGAACGCCTTAGTCACTGTGACTGTGCCGATAAGGTTCGTGCCAATTAAACGCTTCCAGTCGTCAAGGTCGATGTTTGCCATCGGCGGGCCCATCTTGCCGGGAGCCGTCGTAACTCCGGCGTTGTTTACTAGTATGTCTACCGTGCCGAAATCCTTTAAAATCGCCTCCTTGACCTGTGCCGCCATCTCCTCGTCGGTGATGTTCAGCTTGTAAAACTTCGCCTTAACGCCCTCTGCTTCGCAAAGCTTCGCAGTCTCTGTCGCAAGCTCCTCTTTAAGGTCGCATATTGCCACATTCGCGCCCGCTTTTGCAAACTGCAGCGCCATAGCGCGTCCCAAGCCCGCAGCCGCGCCCGTGATCACTGCGACCTGGTCCTTAAAATCAAATTTGATGTTTTCCATTGAATGACCCCCTGCTCTGTTAAAGAGTTTGATTTGTATTGCTATTGTATCATACCTTATTGTAAAAGTGAATGATTTTATACGAATTCCATAAAAATTACTCCCGCCGGAGCAAAAAAACGCGGGGCGCTTTTGCGCCCCGCGTCACAGCGTAAAACTGTATTTTGTTATCTTGTTACGATACCGGAGTCAACGCATACATACTGACCCGTTATCTCCTTTGCAGCGTCGGAGCAAAGGAACAAAGCTGCGTTTGCCAGGTCCTCCGGAGTCTGTGCTCTGTGGAGAGACGACATATTTACGGCAAGCTTCATCATTATCGACTTCGGATCGTTCGTATCAGCGAAGAACTGCGGTCTTAAGTCTTTAAATCCCTGTGCGCCGTGCTCATACATGGGAGTATATACGAAGCCGGGGCAGATAGCGTTTACGTTTACGTTGTAGGGGCCCATATCTGTCGATACGGACTGAACAAGATTGATAACGCCTGCCTTGGATGCGTTATACTGCGGCTGCAGCGAAGTGGACTCGAAAGCGGCGATAGATGCGGTGCATACTATCTTGCCTTCCTTCTTTTCGGCAAATACGTCGTAGAACGCCTGTATAACTCTTACCATGCCGAAAAGGTTGATGTCGAACATGCGCTCCCAGTCGGAAACGAGTACGTTGGTAAACGGAGGGCCTAAGCACGGAGTCTTGTCAGGCTTGTAGCCGTAGCTTACGCCT
This Clostridia bacterium DNA region includes the following protein-coding sequences:
- a CDS encoding SDR family oxidoreductase, coding for MENIKFDFKDQVAVITGAAAGLGRAMALQFAKAGANVAICDLKEELATETAKLCEAEGVKAKFYKLNITDEEMAAQVKEAILKDFGTVDILVNNAGVTTAPGKMGPPMANIDLDDWKRLIGTNLIGTVTVTKAFAPILKEKKRGKIVNISSQTAYNVTVSMPHYCASKLAIVSYTQSCSVELGKFNVNVNAVCPGYIYTPIYYGAGNELIEKFPGLLGDCKSEEGVVTKLARVSTSLGRPEKPEDIAYCVLFLASDAASEITGNAIIVDSGGVRR
- a CDS encoding SDR family oxidoreductase — translated: MKVSYDYSGKVAVVTGSATGIGHAIAMEFAKAGADIAVCDYNEEKGKATVEEIKALGRKAAFFKCDVSKDEDVAAMKEGVMKEFGTIDFLLSNAGVSYGYKPDKTPCLGPPFTNVLVSDWERMFDINLFGMVRVIQAFYDVFAEKKEGKIVCTASIAAFESTSLQPQYNASKAGVINLVQSVSTDMGPYNVNVNAICPGFVYTPMYEHGAQGFKDLRPQFFADTNDPKSIMMKLAVNMSSLHRAQTPEDLANAALFLCSDAAKEITGQYVCVDSGIVTR